The Aeoliella mucimassa genome includes the window CAGTGCTTCGACCCCTGGCAACACCTGGCCATCGCAAGCGACCAGAGTCTCGGGAAGCGTCGCCAGGTAGACTTCCTGAAACTCGTGCCAAGTGTCCTCGGTCGCTTCGATGCCATGCAGCGTCATCAGGTCGAGGGCGATCGCGCGGTCGCTCCGCCCAGCGAATGGCACGTCGCGAGTGAGATCGGTCACCCCGTACAAATCGCGAAACGCCCGGGCGAACGCCTGGTAGCCTGCGCCGTGGCTGAGGATCAAAGTACCGTCGATATCGAAGAAGCAAACTTTCATAGCTCGAATTGTAAGGGGTGAGGTCCGCACGGGGTAGGATTGCCGGCCGAGCGAGCGCGTGGGCGGGGATAGCGGGCCCGCTTTGCAAAGTGCATTCACTTGAGGGGGTGGAGTCCCCGCTCGGTTCGCTCCTGGTTAAGCCGCGTGAATGGCGATGTCGACTTCTTCAGCAGGTTCACCAACTGGGTGGCCGACACGCCAAGCTGATCGGCCGCCTGACGGGTGTCGAAATCATGGGCTGCCAGGTGGTTCAGGGCCTCGGCCACCAGGGCGGCGTAGTCCTCGTGCTGCACGTTCACCGCGATTCGTCCCCCTTGGGTCCGACGTTTCCACCGCTCGCTCAGTGGTTCCACTGCGGTGCGGAATTCCACGGCCAGCCGCAGACGCAAACGCTCGAGCGCCTGCTCGCGGTTTGCCTGCTGGCTACGGCGCTCGTTCGCCTCGGCCGAGATGCCAGTCGGCTCGTGGGTGAGCACCACCGCGGTTTCCACTTTGTTGCGATGCTGCCCGCCGGGGCCGGAGCGTCGGGTAGTGGTCGCTTTGCATTGGGCGGCGAGTTCTTGCGGATCGAGTTGGGCGGGGTGCGTCACGGGGCAGGGCGGGGGGCAGGAGTTTACACGTTGGCAAGCGTTGGTTGGCTGATCAGGACCTCGACTGGCACCTTGCGAACAGCTGCGACGAAGTGTCGCACAGGCAGCAGGCCCATGGTCAGAGGGGCCCCAACTGGCTAGGCTGACAGGGGTAGTTCCACGGTTCTGATGCAGGGATTATTCATGTTTTGGCGGTCTTCGAAAAGTCGACTTCTGGCTGGTTTTGGGCTCCTGGCGTCCCTTGCGCTGGTCGCAGGGTGCGAAACCTCCGCGCCCGAGTTCCAACCCAACGGCATGGCCGCCGCCGACGCTCGGCTGATTCTTGAGCACCAGCAGCAGATCGCTGCGGTGATGCTCGACCTGTTCGGCACGCCCGACGATCCCCAGGTGCCCGACGGGGTAGAGCTCGATCTCGAGTTGCTCACCATGGCCTCTGGCGCGGCTGGCTACGAGGGACACATCGAGGACGACGATCACCTGCAGCGTGGGCTGTATCGTCAGCATTGTGCGACCTGCCATGGCGTGACCGGGCGGGGCCGTGGGCCGGCGGCCGGCATGATGGTACCCGCTCCGCGTGACTTCACCGCGGGACTGTTCAAGTGGAAATCGACCTACCTGAAGGCGAAGCCGACCGACGATGACCTGCGAGACGTATTAATCCGCGGGATTCCCGGCACCGCGATGCCATCGTTCGCGTTACTCGAAGACGAGAAGGATCAGGAGGAAGAAGATAAACGACTCGACGCGCTGGTGGAGTACACCAAGTACCTGGCCATCCGCGGGGCGTTCGAGCAGCAGTTGATCGCGACTGTCGGAGAGCAGCTTGATGCCGACTTTGTGGAAGGGACCACCGACGAGCCGTTCGATCCCGCGACCGACGAGGCCGACCAACAGATCGTCGACCAGTTGCTCACGCAGATCGCTGCCGATTGGCGCGACGCCGAAAGCCAAGTGGTGGTGCCCGATCCCGCGCTGATGCCGGGTGCCGAACGCAGCGAGCAAGCGATTGCCGACTCGATCGCGGCCGGACAGGAGCTGTATAAGTCGCTTCGCACGAAGTGCACCGATTGCCATGGCCCCGCCGGCAAAGGGATGGAGCTGAAGGAAATGGACGTCTGGAACCAGCAGCTCGCCGACTATCAAAAGGAGACCGGCGTACTGGAGGAATCGATCGAGTTCCGCCAGGCCCAGCGGCATCAATCCGAAGCGGAACTCGTAGCAGATCGCCAGTTGCTAGTGCGTCGCAAGCGGGCGGCCGATCGTCAGCTCTACGCCCGCAAGGCAACCGCCCACGATCTAACGACCGGCGTGTTCCGCGGCGGCAGTGAGCCGATCGATTTGTTTCACCGCATCCACCAAGGGATCGCAGGCACGCCGATGCCGGGCCAGGGATCTCCCCGCCCCGGCGTGGACGGGGCTCTCAGCGAGCAGGAAATCTGGCAACTAGTCGACTACATTCAGTCGATTTCCAAATAGCTCAGCCACCGGCTACGCCTGACCAGCCAGACGCATGGCGCGGGCCACCCGGTCGATGCCCACCATGAATGCTGCGGTGCGGAGCGACACATGACGTTCGACCGCCAGGTCCCACACCTGCTCGAAGGCGGTGGAGAGCATGTGGTCGAGTTCGCCGCGAACGCGGTTCAGGTTCCATTGGTAGAATTGCCGGTTCTGCGCCCACTCGAAGTAACTCACGGTCACACCGCCGGCGTTGGCCAGGATGTCGGGCAGGATCGGGATGCCGCGCTCGGTCAGCACTTTGTCGGCGTCGGGGCGAACCGGAGAGTTAGCCGCTTCGACAATGAGCTTGGCCTTGATGCGATCGACGTTTTCGCAAGTGATCACCCCACCCAAGGCGGCGGGAATAAGCACCGTGACGTCGAGTTCCAGCAGTTGGTGGTTGGTAACCGTCTCGGCCTCGGGGTACCCAGCCAGCGAGAAGCCATGTTCGCGCGAGTAGCGGGCTGCCTGCAGGATGTCGATACCGTTGGGGTTGTAGTACCCGCCCGACAAGTCGCTGATGGCGACCACTTTGCACTCCGCTTCGCTCAAAAACTTGGCCGCGTGCGAGCCAACGTTGCCGAAGCCCTGGATGGCGATCGTCGACTTGGCTGGCTTACGACCGATGCGGCCAAGCGCCTTGATGGTGAGAATGCCGACTCCACGGCCGGTGGCTTCTTCGCGGCCTGGAATGCCATAGTGCTCTACCGGCTTGCCAGTGACCACGGCCGGGTTGAAACCCGCGTACTTGTTGTATTGGTTGACGAACCAGGCCATCACTTCGTGGTCGGTTCCCATGTCGGGAGCCGGAATGTCCTTGTCGGGGCCAATCAGCTCGTGCACCTCATCCACGAATTTGCGCGTGATACGCTCCTTCTCGCGTTTGCTGATCGCACGACTGTCGACGGCCACGCCCCCTTTGGCTCCGCCGAACGGTATGTTGACTACCGCGGTTTTCCAGGTCATCAGCGAGGCCAGGCTGCGGGTTTCGTCGAGATCGACCTCGTGGTGGTACCGCAGTCCCCCCTTCATGGGCCCGCGGGCGCGGTTGTGCTGCACCCGGTAGCCGATGAGCGACACGAGTCGGTCGTCGTCCATTTGAACCGGGATCTGCACGGTGATCTCGCGCTCGGGCAGCGCCAGCAGGGGACGCAGATCGTCCTCCAGCTCGAGTTCGTCGGCAGCCATGTTAAAGTAGTGTTGAACAGCCTCGAAAGCTTCCATTGCAGTTCTCTCAAACAACGTTGCTAGATGTTGTCAGCCGGGTTGAATGCCTTAAGCTGGGGTATTGTAGGAGCTTGTCGGATTTGCCCCCAAGAAACTTTGCCATTTGATCAGAACCACTGCCGTTGGCTCACCGCGTGCTGCCATCGGCCATCAGCAACGGCGCGTGCCACGAGCGAGGACCGGAATAAGCCCTGCCCGATTGCTGAAAGCTAGAGAGAGAACGCCTGTGGAGCGTTTGAACGCGCGGCAAACGTAGCCAAGATCAAACGACTTACTTAGAGTATCCTACTCTAAGGTACCTTTTGTTTTATATGGTCGGACCCTCATGCCGGACTTTGAAATTCGTACCGACACCGTTTCGCTAGCAGAGAAGCGGGCCGCCAAACGCAAGAGTAAACTGCCGGGCCTAGTGATCGCGGCCGTGTCTGCCGCCTGCGTGGTGTTGGTGATACTGATCGTAGCGACTCTGATGCGTGGCGGAGGGCAACCTGCCGATCCGCTGGCGGAGCAGGCCACCGGCCAGGCTCCTGCGAACCGTTCGCCCAACGAGTCGCGTGCGACCAGCGAGCCCGATCACGTCGAACCCGCCGAACCAGCGCTGGTGGAGGACGATGGCAAGACCATGTGGGTTTCGCCGACCGCAGGGCCACCCATCGATTTGGCGGGGCTGCCGATGGGGTGCGAGATGTTTCTCGCCATGCGCCCTGCCGACTTGATGGCGACCCCCGAAGGGGAGAAGTGGCTGGCCGCGCTCGGACCACGCGGCGGGCAGGCTGAGCATTATCTGGAACACCAAACCGGTTTGACCTTTCGAGAGATCGACCAACTACTGATCGGCGTTCGCCCAACCGGCGAGTTCGCCACCGAGCTGACCCTAGTAGTGACACCTCGCGAGGGGGCGTCGCAGCGGCTGAGCAGTCAGCATTACTTGCTGGTGGGCCGCGAGCCAACGTTCGTGATCGCCTCGCCGAATGCATTGGCCGAGATCAAAGAGCTAAAGGGGGCGGCTCCACCGCTGCGTCGCGAAGTGGAATTGGTGGTCGGCTCGACCGACTCCAGTCGGCATGTTACGCTGGTGGCCGCTCCAGCGTTTCTGTTCGGCGAAGGACGCAGCATGTGGCAAGGTGCCTTGGCGGGCCTTCGCGATCCCCTGTTCAACCTACTGCCCGACAGCACCCGATGTGCGGCGGTGAGTTTGCATGCCGGCGACGACTTCTTTGCCGAGGTGCGTCTCGCTGCGACCATCGACCAAAAGCCGTGGACGTTTGCCAATCAGTTTGCCGACAAAATCGCCAGCTGGCCGGCCGAAGCCGAACGGGCAATCGCTGGCATTACCGCGACTTCTTACAGCGCTGCAGTGGTGGCTCGCTTGCCAGCCATGCTACGGACGCTTAGCCGATACCAGCGAGTGGGGGCCGACAACGATCAAGCCTTGCTGCGGGTGTATCTGCCGGCTCCCGCGGGGCATAACCTGCTGATGGCTGGCGAACTGTTGCTGTCGGAAACCATGGCTGCCGGCGGGGCGAGCACTCCCCAGGTAGCGGGCAACCAGCCGCCAGCGCAGAGCATCGAGGAGCGACTCGCCCAGCGCACCTCGTTGAGCTTCGCCCGCGATACGTTAGAGACCGCCGTGCAGTTGCTAGGAGACGATATCGGAGTCGACATCGTGCTGATGGGGGGCGATCTGCAGCTCGACGGCATCACGAAGAATCAGTCGTTCGGGCTCGACGAGCAAGACAAGCCGGCCGCCGAAATACTGGTGAGCATCCTCCGCCTGGCCAACCCCGACAAGACTGCCAGCGGGCCTGACGATCCGAAGCAGAAGCTGGTCTATGTGTTGGGTACCCGTCCTGGTTCGATCGATCCCGCAGTACTGGTGACCACCCGCGCCCAGGCCGAGAAACGGGGGGATGAGCTGCCGGAGATCTTTGTGCCGAAGTAGCCTCGAGGCTCTACGATTTTCGGCCGCAATGGGTCGTCGCAGGCGAAGTGTCCGGTGCTGGTTTTGCTTGGAAATTGGTAACGCACGAATGCGGGCATCGGCAAAACGCCACGACAACTGTAGAGATTGAGGGAGAATCCTGTTTTTCTCGTAATCTTGCCTGTTGCCTTTGCTGATTTCTCCGATTGTGCTGCATACCGTATCGTACGAGTGTGGTAAGCTGGAATATTCATGTGATCCCCAGGCGAATGGCCTACGTAGAGATCACACCGGCTTGCCCTACTTCCTCCTCGTTATACACCGGTCGCAATGGAACCCTTCTCGATTGTCTGCGAAACCTGCGGAGCGAAGCTCAAGGTCCGCGACCCGGGGACTATCGGGCAAATCCATGCGTGTCCGAAGTGCGAGAGTATGGTGCTGATTGCAGCCCCCGCGGCCCTGGCTGATCCGGCGACGCCGGCGTCCGCAGCTCCAAGCCCCTCCGCTCCAATCGCAACGGGCCAGCCACCCGTGGAAGGCCTGGTAGCTCCTAGCGATTTCGGTGCCGAACTCGACGACCTACTTACCACAGCCGCCCCTAAATCAACGTCGCCCGAGCCGAGTACTCCCTCCGCTCCCGAACCGGTGGCCGACTCTCCATTACCAGCCGAAGACCTCTCAAGCGAGGCCGTGGAGTCGACGCTCAATCAGACATTAGCCGACCAGCCGATGGCCAGCGATGCCCTGGCTGAGGAAGCGGTTGCCGAACAAGCAGCCGTGGCTGCAACGGGACGCTCGACCACGTTACTGGTGAGCGTGGGTGGTTCGGTCGCCTGTTTTGCCCTGGGGCTGCTGGCCGCTGCCTGGTTCATGGGTGGCGGCGACACTGCCTCCCCGACACAGGTCGCTCAGCGCGATCCGACTGTAGAGACTCCGGCTCCCGCGACGTTTGCGGAGCCAGAAGACGACCCGGTGGAGGTCCAGAAGCCGGTTGTCGAAACCGAAACCGACACCGACATTCCCCCCGAGCCAACTCCTCCGGTGGCCGCTGAGCTGCCGGAGCTACCGGATAACGACACTCCGAACGCGCTGCCCGACTTGCCAGCGCTCGACGAGGAGCAGCCGCCGGCTATCCCAGAGGTGGAAGAACCAGCCGCTGCCGAACGGGTGCCCGACACCTTGCCGTCGATCGATCCGCTAAGGGTCGATGCCTCGAATCTCGATCTCTTGCTGTTAGGCGAGGGGGCGACCGCGACGTCTGAGGAGCAATCGCCCGCTCCCGCGGAAGAGACCCCGCTACCAGATGCCGGCGATCAGCCCGAGGATCCGCTTCGCGTCGCCCTGGTGCCAAGCGAATTACGCTTCGAGCCCGGTTCGGCCAGTCGTGGTCCTTCGTACTCCGAGGAATTCGGCGCCGGTAAGCTTGAAGCTCGTCTGGCCGATACGTTGCCGTCGGTCACCTGGCGGAACGTGCCGCTCTACACCGCAGCCAACGAACTGTCGCGGCTCGCCAGCGTGCCGATCACCATCCGCCCCTCGGCGCTGGAGATGGCCCGCATCACGGCCACGCAGCCCATTTCGGTGGAAGCCAACGACTCGACGGTATTCGAAGCCACTTCGGCAATTGCCGAGAAGGTACGGCTCACGGCCGAGGCCACCCCGACCGGCGTGGTGCTCACCAAGCGTGGACCCGCAGGCTGGTGGAATCATCACTACAAAGACGTGGCCGATCTCTGCCCAGCAACTGGCGATGCAAGTGAGCTGGCGGACGTGGTTCGCAAGTTCGTCGCCCCGGCGAGCTGGAACGAGCCAGACGCCAAGCTGGAGGTCGATGGCAAAACTCTGCGGGTCGATCAAACCACCCCCGTGCAATACGAGATGCTGATTTTCTGCGAGCGGCTACGCAAGGCTCGCGGGCTGGCGACTCGCACCAAGTACCCCTCGCGGCTCATTTCCATCGAACCGCGCCTCGCCCAGCTCCAGGAACCACTCGCGCGAGCCACCACGTTTGCCTTTGTCGACTGGACTCCGCTGGTCGATGTGTTTGAGTACTGGCATCAAACCAGTGGTCTGGTGGTGCTCGTCGATTGGCAGCACCTGGCCGACCAGGACCTTCGCCCTCGCGCGACGATGGCGGCCTCGATCGAGAATACCAAATGGAACGTGGCGCTCGATACCTGCTTGACTCCGCTCGATCTGGCCTGGGTGCCGATTGATGGGGAGACCATTCTGATCACGACGGTCGACAAGGCCGAACTCGACTGCTGGGTGGAGTTCTACCCGGGAGCCGATGCCGAGGCAATTCGCGACCGCGTGGAGAGCCTGGCCGATGCGACCACCCTGGCTGGCATGGCAGTTGCCGAGGATTCGACAGGCCGCTTTGTCATCGTGCGAGGCAACCGCCAGGTGCACGAGGCTGCCAGCTCGGTGAAGTAAGCGAAACCAAAAACACCCTCAAAAAACGCACCAGCCCCGCCAAACGGTTCGCCGTTCGACGGGGCTGGTGCTGTTCGTATACCCAACTTTTTTGCCTTCAGGCATCGACTACATCGTGCGATCCACGGCTTCGGCCACTCGGCGGCAATCGGCCATCATCTGGGCGAACGCTTCGCAGTCGAGCGTTTGGAATCCATCGCTCTTCGCGTGTTCGGGATCGGGGTGCACTTCCACGATAATGCCATCGGCCCCGGCAGCGATCGCCGCCTTGGCCATCGACGGAACCAGCGTGGTATGCCCAGTGCCATGGCTGGGATCGATCACCACTGGCAAGTGAGTGCGGGCCTGCAACCAGGCGACCGTAGCCAGCGGCAAGGTGAATCGCGTGTGGGCTTCGAAGGTGCGAATGCCACGCTCGCACAGCATGACGTTCGGGTTGCCACCGTCGAGAATGTATTCGGCCGCCAGCAGCAGTTCGTCGACGGTCGCGCTCGGACCACGCTTGAGCAGCACCGCGCGATGACTGCGACCACACGCTTCGAGCAAGCGGTAGTTCTGCATGTTGCGGGCACCAATCTGCAGCACTTCGGCGTATTCGCTTACCAGGTCGACATCCTCCGAGGCGACCACTTCGGTCACCACTGCCAGGCCGGTTTCTTCGCGAGCGGCCGCCAGCATCTTCAGCCCCTCTTCCTTCAGACCCTGGAAGCTATAGGGGCTCGTGCGGGGCTTGAAGGCTCCGCCGCGCAGGGCCGTGGCACCGGCCGCTTTCACCGCCTTGGCCGTGGCGACGATTTGCTCTTCGCTTTCCACCGAGCAGGGCCCAGCCATCATGCCGATGTGTTTGCCGCCGATGGTGAACGATCCGGCGGTGATCACCGAACGCTCGGGGTGCGACTCGATGCTCGCCAGCTTGTAGGGAGCCAGCACCGGCATCACGTTGTCGACGCCCGGCGCGCTCTCGAGCTTTCGCAGGTCGCCCGCTTTGCGTTCGTCGCCAATCGCGGCGATCACCGTGCGTTCGGTGCCCCGGAGGGTAGTAGGCTTCAGCCCGGCGTTTTCGACTTCGGCAATCATGTGCTGGATCTCCTCTTCGGTGGCATTACGCCGCATTACGATGATCATGGTTTAGTTGGGTACAGGAGTAAGAGGGATAAGAACAAAAAAAGCCCTGAGAACCATGGGGTTCTCAGGGCTTTGGCGTTTCGTGCTATCTGCAAGGCAATTAGGCACAGCCTCCGTCCCCGGAACCCGGGCGGGTAAAGCTAAACCAGAAAAATCGCCAATAATTGCGTTGCATGCCAATTAGTATCGTCGCATTGCGAGCCGAAAGCAAGGGGATTTTCAAAGAAGAATTCATGAAGTTACTTGCCGATGCCCGCATCAGCGAGTGAGTGATCTACCCTCGCCGAGCGAAGCAGCAAACGCCCAGCCGCGACTGGCGGCTGGGCGTTCGTGAGTATTGCAACGGGTGGGCCGTTAGGCTTGCTCGCCCTCGGTCGTTTCTTCAGTGGCTTCGGGAGCTTCGGGCTTAGGCATCGCCATTTGCTCTTCGGTGAGTGCCTTTTTGAGTCCGGGCACTCCGTCGGCACCAGCCGGCACGTGGATGCTCGAGCCGACAAAGTCGTCGGTGATCGGTTGGTAGCGACCACCAAGTTGCTCGGCCAGGAACCCTTCGGTCACCGCATTGAAGCTCGTGCGATTCTCGGGTCGGGCGAAGCCATGGCCTTCGTCCGGGAACAGCACGTAAGTGACCGGGATGTTGTTTTCCTTCATCGCTTTGACGATCTGGTCCGCTTCTTGTTGCTTAACGCGAGGGTCGTTTGCACCTTGGCCGATCAGCAGGGGACGCTGAATCTTTGCCACCCGTTCGAGCGGCGACATGGCTAGCAGGTCGGCTTTGCCCTCTTCGCTATCGACGTCGCCGACGCGAATCTTCATGACCGGCATGAACGGAATCCAGTAGTCCGGAACATTTTGCAGCAACGTCACCAGACTGCTAGGGCCGACGATGTCGACACCGCAGGCAAACACTTCGGGCGTGTAAGTCAGGCCGACCAGCGTGGCGTAGCCGCCGTAGCTGCCACCCATGATGCAAACGTTGTCCTTCTCGGCAATGCCTTGATCGACCGCCCAGTTCACCGCGTCGAGCAAGTCGTCGTGCATTTTGCGCGACCATTGGGCGTTGGCTGCGTTGATGAACTCCTTGCCGAACCCGGTCGAGCCACGGTAGTTGACGTTCAGAACCGCGTAGCCACGGTTTGCGAGCCATTGGTGCGAGGGATCGTAGCCCCAGCTGTCGCGGGCCCAAGGACCGCCATGCACGTCGAGAATCATCGGCAGTGGGGCGTCTGGCACCCCATCGCCATCGGCATCCGATCCTGGCGGCAACGACAGGTAGCACACCAGGTCGAGGCCATCGCGGCTCTTGATCACCGGCGAGTGCATTTTGACCAATGTATACTGATCGAGATCGTC containing:
- a CDS encoding c-type cytochrome, with product MFWRSSKSRLLAGFGLLASLALVAGCETSAPEFQPNGMAAADARLILEHQQQIAAVMLDLFGTPDDPQVPDGVELDLELLTMASGAAGYEGHIEDDDHLQRGLYRQHCATCHGVTGRGRGPAAGMMVPAPRDFTAGLFKWKSTYLKAKPTDDDLRDVLIRGIPGTAMPSFALLEDEKDQEEEDKRLDALVEYTKYLAIRGAFEQQLIATVGEQLDADFVEGTTDEPFDPATDEADQQIVDQLLTQIAADWRDAESQVVVPDPALMPGAERSEQAIADSIAAGQELYKSLRTKCTDCHGPAGKGMELKEMDVWNQQLADYQKETGVLEESIEFRQAQRHQSEAELVADRQLLVRRKRAADRQLYARKATAHDLTTGVFRGGSEPIDLFHRIHQGIAGTPMPGQGSPRPGVDGALSEQEIWQLVDYIQSISK
- a CDS encoding Glu/Leu/Phe/Val family dehydrogenase, which codes for MEAFEAVQHYFNMAADELELEDDLRPLLALPEREITVQIPVQMDDDRLVSLIGYRVQHNRARGPMKGGLRYHHEVDLDETRSLASLMTWKTAVVNIPFGGAKGGVAVDSRAISKREKERITRKFVDEVHELIGPDKDIPAPDMGTDHEVMAWFVNQYNKYAGFNPAVVTGKPVEHYGIPGREEATGRGVGILTIKALGRIGRKPAKSTIAIQGFGNVGSHAAKFLSEAECKVVAISDLSGGYYNPNGIDILQAARYSREHGFSLAGYPEAETVTNHQLLELDVTVLIPAALGGVITCENVDRIKAKLIVEAANSPVRPDADKVLTERGIPILPDILANAGGVTVSYFEWAQNRQFYQWNLNRVRGELDHMLSTAFEQVWDLAVERHVSLRTAAFMVGIDRVARAMRLAGQA
- the aroF gene encoding 3-deoxy-7-phosphoheptulonate synthase translates to MIIVMRRNATEEEIQHMIAEVENAGLKPTTLRGTERTVIAAIGDERKAGDLRKLESAPGVDNVMPVLAPYKLASIESHPERSVITAGSFTIGGKHIGMMAGPCSVESEEQIVATAKAVKAAGATALRGGAFKPRTSPYSFQGLKEEGLKMLAAAREETGLAVVTEVVASEDVDLVSEYAEVLQIGARNMQNYRLLEACGRSHRAVLLKRGPSATVDELLLAAEYILDGGNPNVMLCERGIRTFEAHTRFTLPLATVAWLQARTHLPVVIDPSHGTGHTTLVPSMAKAAIAAGADGIIVEVHPDPEHAKSDGFQTLDCEAFAQMMADCRRVAEAVDRTM